The Fimbriimonas ginsengisoli Gsoil 348 genome window below encodes:
- a CDS encoding GspE/PulE family protein: MALPRIPMVQFLVQKGYLKPEQLDEAQKVAQNTGQTDISKVLVSLNMVGEREVLQAKAQEMGYAFADLDRVTIDTSAINVVPERLVKAHNAIPVKKDGQNLWVAMSNPGNIMAQDDIKMASGCRVIPVLAVPGAIEDAIKKYYGGGVATPEVSKAADTTPAGGGIKASGLEDMKSMIAQAGVQRGREEDGDADADAEKMAEQAPIIKLANALIQTGIIDRASDIHVEPQQRGVRVRYRIDGVLQEAMTIPRNLMAPLISRFKIMADMNIAERRAPQDGRIEVRNTGKEYDLRVSAIPTPWGEKIVMRILDKSSVMIGLNKIGFTEENQIKIEELVSQPNGMFLCTGPTGSGKTTTLYSVLHKLNTIGVNIVTAEDPIEYQLNGIAQVQMNRKANLTFATALRAFLRQDPDIMMVGEIRDLETAEIAIEASLTGHMVLSTLHTNDAPSSTLRLIDMGIEPYLIAATLIGVLAQRLGRRIDVDNREPYEVTQADLRRFGFEVTDPEELVTLYRGIPAESNRMTGYRGRTGFHELMVMNGEIAEMVVRRAPLADIKAAAKANGMKELREDGLGKVLEGITDPTEVMRVVFTAGF, encoded by the coding sequence ATGGCGTTGCCGCGAATTCCGATGGTGCAGTTCTTGGTTCAGAAAGGTTATCTGAAACCGGAACAGCTCGATGAGGCGCAAAAAGTCGCCCAAAATACCGGCCAAACCGATATCTCGAAAGTTCTCGTCTCGCTAAATATGGTGGGCGAGCGCGAGGTGCTCCAGGCGAAGGCCCAGGAAATGGGATATGCCTTTGCCGATCTCGACCGCGTTACGATCGATACAAGCGCGATCAACGTCGTCCCTGAGCGTCTGGTAAAGGCGCATAACGCGATCCCCGTCAAGAAAGACGGGCAGAACCTTTGGGTCGCAATGTCGAACCCGGGCAACATCATGGCCCAGGACGACATCAAGATGGCCTCCGGTTGCCGCGTCATCCCGGTGCTCGCGGTCCCCGGCGCCATCGAAGACGCGATCAAGAAGTATTACGGCGGCGGCGTCGCCACTCCGGAAGTTTCCAAGGCGGCGGATACCACTCCCGCGGGTGGTGGCATCAAGGCCTCCGGTCTCGAGGATATGAAGTCGATGATCGCCCAGGCGGGCGTTCAGCGTGGCCGGGAAGAAGATGGCGACGCCGACGCCGACGCCGAGAAGATGGCGGAGCAGGCGCCGATCATCAAGCTGGCGAACGCCCTGATCCAAACCGGAATTATCGATCGCGCCTCGGACATTCACGTCGAGCCCCAGCAGCGCGGCGTGCGCGTCCGGTACCGCATCGACGGCGTGCTTCAAGAAGCGATGACGATTCCGCGGAACCTAATGGCGCCGCTGATCTCCCGCTTCAAGATCATGGCGGACATGAACATCGCCGAGCGGCGCGCCCCTCAAGACGGACGTATCGAGGTTCGGAACACCGGCAAAGAGTACGACCTTCGCGTCAGCGCGATCCCGACGCCTTGGGGCGAGAAGATCGTTATGCGAATTCTGGACAAGTCGAGCGTTATGATCGGCTTGAACAAGATCGGCTTCACCGAAGAGAACCAGATCAAGATCGAAGAGCTGGTCAGCCAGCCGAACGGCATGTTCCTCTGTACCGGTCCGACCGGTTCGGGCAAGACGACGACGCTGTACTCCGTGCTTCACAAACTGAACACGATCGGCGTCAACATCGTGACCGCCGAGGACCCGATCGAGTACCAGCTCAACGGTATCGCTCAGGTTCAGATGAACCGGAAAGCGAACCTGACGTTCGCTACCGCCCTCCGCGCCTTCCTCCGGCAAGACCCGGACATCATGATGGTGGGAGAAATCCGTGACCTTGAAACGGCGGAAATCGCGATTGAAGCCTCGCTGACGGGCCACATGGTCCTCTCCACGCTTCACACGAACGACGCGCCGTCTTCCACGCTCCGTCTCATCGACATGGGTATCGAGCCGTACCTTATCGCGGCCACGCTCATCGGCGTTCTCGCCCAGCGACTTGGACGAAGAATCGACGTAGATAATCGTGAGCCTTACGAAGTGACGCAGGCCGACCTACGACGCTTCGGCTTCGAAGTTACGGATCCGGAAGAGTTGGTTACACTTTATCGAGGTATCCCCGCGGAGTCGAACCGCATGACCGGCTATCGGGGAAGAACGGGCTTCCACGAACTGATGGTCATGAACGGCGAAATCGCCGAAATGGTCGTACGGCGCGCTCCGTTGGCCGACATTAAGGCGGCGGCGAAGGCGAACGGAATGAAGGAGCTGCGCGAGGACGGACTCGGCAAGGTTCTGGAAGGGATTACCGATCCGACGGAAGTTATGCGCGTTGTCTTCACCGCGGGCTTCTAG
- a CDS encoding type IV pilus twitching motility protein PilT yields the protein MQSNNYPPQNPGGAPPRQPGGGGYPPPGGMPPPGGMPPVGGGLAAGGNPFQAEKKEEEAPKGPPITLDDLHIDELLHIVVDKQASDLHICHNSPPVLRLDGALVRMNYESFSPQILQRMMYEIISDENIQRFETTLELDFSYALPRRARFRVNMYRDKGSVAAAFRLIPQKIPTVEQLNLPPILKTLCEKPRGLILVTGPTGSGKSTSLAAMINHINTNWAHHIITIEDPIEYLHEHKQSLINQREVGNDTKSFLNALRGSLREDPDILLVGEMRDMETISLAITAAETGHLVFATLHTNNSAESVDRMIDVFPPGQQEQIRVQLSNNLVAIISQQLLRRANGDGRVPANEIMIASPAIRNLIREAKTHQITSMIQTSGNMGMITMDQCLRDKYLSGLVTLEDAMSRCQNPEELRKMINTPVAGQAGGPGGAPRGR from the coding sequence ATGCAATCCAATAACTACCCACCTCAGAATCCGGGCGGCGCGCCGCCCCGTCAGCCGGGCGGCGGCGGTTATCCTCCCCCCGGTGGCATGCCCCCTCCCGGCGGAATGCCGCCGGTCGGAGGAGGGCTCGCCGCGGGTGGAAACCCGTTCCAAGCCGAGAAGAAGGAAGAGGAGGCGCCCAAGGGGCCTCCGATTACGCTTGACGACCTTCACATCGACGAGCTTTTGCATATCGTGGTCGACAAGCAGGCTTCGGACCTGCACATCTGCCACAACTCGCCTCCCGTGCTTCGCCTCGACGGCGCGCTGGTGCGGATGAACTACGAGTCGTTCTCGCCGCAGATCCTGCAGCGGATGATGTACGAGATCATCTCGGACGAGAACATCCAGCGGTTTGAGACGACGCTCGAACTCGACTTTTCGTATGCGCTCCCGCGCCGCGCCCGGTTCCGTGTGAACATGTACCGGGACAAGGGTTCGGTCGCCGCCGCATTCCGACTTATTCCTCAAAAGATCCCGACGGTCGAGCAGCTCAACCTGCCGCCGATCCTCAAGACGCTGTGTGAAAAGCCTCGTGGCTTGATTCTGGTTACCGGGCCTACGGGCTCCGGTAAGTCGACGTCGCTTGCCGCGATGATCAACCACATCAACACCAACTGGGCGCACCACATCATCACGATCGAGGACCCGATCGAGTACCTGCACGAGCACAAGCAGTCGCTCATCAACCAGCGCGAAGTCGGCAACGACACCAAGAGCTTTCTTAACGCGCTCCGCGGCTCGCTTCGTGAAGATCCGGACATCCTGCTCGTCGGTGAAATGCGCGATATGGAGACGATCTCCCTCGCCATCACCGCGGCGGAAACGGGCCACTTGGTCTTCGCCACGCTTCACACGAACAACTCCGCGGAATCCGTCGACCGTATGATCGACGTCTTCCCTCCTGGACAGCAGGAGCAGATCCGCGTTCAGCTCTCGAACAACTTGGTCGCGATCATTTCGCAGCAGCTACTGCGCCGGGCAAACGGCGACGGGCGTGTGCCGGCGAACGAGATCATGATCGCCAGCCCGGCCATCCGGAACCTAATCCGTGAGGCGAAGACGCACCAGATCACCTCGATGATTCAAACGTCGGGCAATATGGGCATGATCACCATGGATCAATGCCTTCGCGATAAGTATCTAAGTGGTTTGGTAACCCTCGAGGACGCAATGTCTCGTTGCCAAAACCCCGAAGAGCTTCGTAAGATGATTAACACCCCGGTTGCCGGTCAGGCCGGTGGACCCGGCGGGGCGCCGCGGGGCAGATAG
- a CDS encoding type II secretion system F family protein — protein sequence MPIYSYTFRDANGGMQKGTADAESEEVLRRKFEEQGLTITELTMIKARSPRAKQYGKVKLAHLSVFCRQFSTMVDAGVSLVRCLDVLSRQTQDTKLKKILLDIGERVEGGESLSRAMQRHPRTFSSLFIGLIKAGEVGGVLEESLQRLSHFLEKDVELRRKVKSAMTYPVLVLIMATGIVTFLVAWFVPQWAAILTDLGLKADQLPAPTQFLIDVSNVVKYYWWMVLISVVILIFAYRLFVSTRFGRRVADRVRLKIPVFGKLHHKICMARFSRTMGTLLTSGVPILQAMETVAGTVGNSIMSDAVLEARARIREGDRIGDPLEASRLFPPMVVHMIGVGEESGSLDFMLQKIADFYESEVEATLASLTAAIEPLMIVGLGFVVGFIVIAMFLPLVDVISKLSSGGGDDDAGGGKS from the coding sequence ATGCCAATCTATAGCTATACGTTCCGCGACGCGAACGGCGGTATGCAAAAGGGAACCGCCGACGCTGAGAGCGAAGAGGTACTGAGGCGTAAATTCGAGGAGCAGGGCCTAACGATCACCGAGCTTACGATGATCAAGGCCCGGTCGCCCCGCGCCAAACAGTACGGCAAGGTCAAACTCGCCCACCTCTCCGTTTTCTGCCGACAGTTCTCGACCATGGTCGACGCGGGCGTTTCGCTCGTGCGCTGCCTCGACGTTCTTTCTCGGCAGACCCAGGATACAAAGCTCAAGAAGATCCTGCTCGACATCGGCGAACGGGTTGAAGGAGGCGAAAGCCTCTCCCGCGCCATGCAGCGCCATCCCCGCACGTTCAGCTCCCTCTTCATCGGTCTTATCAAGGCCGGAGAAGTCGGTGGTGTGTTGGAAGAGTCGCTCCAGCGCCTTTCGCACTTCCTTGAAAAGGACGTGGAACTTCGCCGCAAGGTGAAGTCGGCCATGACTTACCCGGTCCTCGTCCTCATCATGGCGACCGGCATCGTCACCTTCCTCGTCGCGTGGTTCGTTCCCCAGTGGGCGGCGATTCTCACCGACCTTGGCTTGAAAGCCGACCAGCTTCCAGCGCCTACCCAGTTCCTCATCGACGTTTCCAACGTCGTGAAGTACTACTGGTGGATGGTTCTGATCTCGGTCGTCATCCTGATCTTCGCCTACCGGCTCTTCGTTAGCACCCGATTCGGGCGCCGCGTCGCCGACCGCGTAAGGTTGAAGATTCCGGTATTCGGCAAGCTCCACCACAAGATCTGCATGGCGCGGTTCAGCCGAACGATGGGCACGCTGCTCACCTCGGGCGTTCCGATCCTGCAGGCGATGGAGACGGTGGCCGGTACGGTCGGTAACTCGATCATGTCCGACGCGGTTCTCGAGGCCCGAGCCCGTATCCGTGAAGGAGACCGAATCGGCGACCCGCTCGAAGCTTCGCGCCTCTTCCCGCCGATGGTAGTCCACATGATCGGCGTCGGTGAGGAGTCCGGTTCGCTCGACTTCATGCTGCAGAAGATCGCCGACTTCTATGAGAGTGAAGTGGAGGCGACCCTCGCTTCGCTGACGGCGGCCATCGAGCCGCTGATGATCGTCGGACTCGGCTTCGTGGTCGGCTTCATCGTCATCGCGATGTTCCTTCCGCTTGTCGACGTTATCTCGAAGCTTTCTTCGGGCGGCGGCGACGACGATGCCGGCGGCGGCAAGTCATAG
- a CDS encoding prepilin peptidase, producing the protein MALLFPAWTCVMGFILGAFVGSFLNMAIYRLPRGKSFFNPSRSFCPNCEHALGAPDLFPILSWLLARGRCRYCDQRIASRYLWVEVLTGSLFAGVWFKYLTETYDPLRAGFSAIMIACLIAVIYIDWELYIIPDELNAAILVTAIAFQALQGNLHGALVGGLTGWGILFGIVLLGRLAFGKDAMGDGDVKMMRGVGAFLGPWLTVGNMAIAVVVGLIGGIAGILIANRSKGSGEAEAANDDDEPMPEATPVPLVLLAGIWYLLCLDVLALFIPPLNKWVHRYFPEESVEEEDDWKPGATTIPFGPYLAAGALICILFGAPIESGLKRYFHVAPDVSSTSEP; encoded by the coding sequence ATGGCACTGCTGTTTCCGGCTTGGACCTGCGTGATGGGGTTCATTCTCGGAGCGTTCGTGGGGAGCTTCCTCAATATGGCGATCTATCGGTTGCCGCGGGGAAAGTCGTTCTTTAACCCCAGCCGCAGCTTTTGCCCCAATTGCGAGCATGCCCTGGGCGCGCCGGACCTCTTTCCGATCCTGAGCTGGTTGCTCGCCCGAGGCCGATGCCGGTATTGCGATCAGCGGATTGCGAGCCGCTACCTTTGGGTCGAGGTGTTGACCGGGTCGCTCTTCGCGGGGGTGTGGTTCAAATATCTGACCGAGACGTACGATCCGCTACGAGCCGGATTCTCGGCGATCATGATCGCCTGCCTGATCGCGGTTATCTACATCGACTGGGAGCTCTACATCATTCCGGACGAGCTGAACGCGGCGATTCTGGTGACGGCGATCGCCTTCCAAGCGCTGCAGGGCAATCTTCACGGAGCGCTCGTAGGGGGGCTGACCGGGTGGGGGATTCTCTTCGGCATCGTCTTGCTTGGACGTCTTGCGTTTGGAAAGGACGCGATGGGGGACGGGGACGTGAAGATGATGCGCGGGGTCGGCGCCTTCCTCGGACCGTGGCTCACAGTGGGGAATATGGCGATCGCCGTCGTCGTCGGACTGATCGGGGGCATCGCGGGAATTCTGATCGCCAACCGAAGCAAAGGATCCGGGGAAGCCGAGGCGGCAAATGATGACGATGAGCCGATGCCCGAGGCGACGCCGGTGCCTCTCGTGCTCCTGGCCGGCATTTGGTACCTACTCTGCCTCGATGTTTTGGCTCTGTTCATTCCGCCACTAAACAAGTGGGTGCACCGATACTTCCCGGAGGAGTCGGTGGAAGAAGAGGACGACTGGAAGCCCGGTGCCACTACCATCCCTTTCGGTCCCTACCTCGCCGCGGGGGCTCTCATCTGCATCCTTTTCGGCGCGCCGATCGAAAGCGGTCTCAAGCGTTACTTCCATGTGGCGCCCGACGTATCGTCGACGTCCGAGCCGTAG
- a CDS encoding type II secretion system protein, giving the protein MKKGFTLIELLVVIAIISILAAIIFPVYARAKDSAYRGSDMANMNSVRTALQLYRSDQGAFPPAILGYATSYSGGTPSSGDVVPADQVKGALYPKRIDSLTTLRPAYVRPEGVKLEVDVTRAVWPPKLAATGSADPGAYQRFGPTDGYIQRCEIDPNTGTKTATDNYYYRISGYDAARVPNGTTPRNELRYALFWSGYAVPLDPCNPDVSGSAADDPRQLGYTDPPDTTVVTWDSYFREYSNGTVAHIKRDIVLFLGGAARPYDSAEVALKSWKVLP; this is encoded by the coding sequence ATGAAGAAGGGCTTCACCCTCATTGAGCTGTTAGTTGTCATCGCCATCATTTCGATCTTGGCGGCCATCATTTTCCCGGTATATGCACGGGCAAAAGATTCGGCCTACCGAGGTTCCGATATGGCGAACATGAACTCCGTTCGTACGGCGTTGCAGCTATACCGATCCGATCAAGGCGCGTTTCCGCCTGCCATTCTCGGTTATGCCACCAGCTATTCAGGTGGAACACCGAGCTCGGGGGATGTAGTTCCCGCCGATCAAGTCAAAGGCGCCCTCTATCCGAAGCGCATCGATTCGCTTACTACCCTGAGGCCGGCGTACGTCCGTCCGGAAGGGGTGAAGCTGGAAGTCGACGTCACTCGCGCCGTCTGGCCTCCGAAGCTCGCGGCGACGGGCAGCGCCGATCCGGGCGCTTACCAGCGCTTCGGTCCTACCGACGGTTATATCCAGCGGTGCGAAATCGATCCGAACACCGGTACGAAGACGGCCACCGACAACTACTACTACCGAATTAGCGGCTACGACGCAGCGCGCGTTCCCAATGGGACCACGCCCCGCAACGAGCTGCGGTACGCGCTTTTCTGGAGCGGCTACGCAGTGCCGCTCGATCCGTGCAACCCGGACGTCAGCGGCAGCGCCGCCGACGATCCGAGGCAGCTCGGCTACACCGATCCGCCGGACACCACCGTCGTGACCTGGGATAGTTACTTCCGAGAGTATTCGAACGGCACCGTCGCTCATATCAAGCGGGACATCGTCCTGTTCCTTGGTGGCGCGGCTCGCCCGTACGACTCCGCGGAAGTCGCCCTCAAGTCGTGGAAGGTGCTGCCGTAA
- a CDS encoding type II secretion system protein, whose amino-acid sequence MNRMRRAFTLIELLTVMTISAILLGLIVLPLFQSFNLTRAAQAFAEAQDRAKILTDRIARETGNAYAVRNSSSLIDSVVNGVATKVPQNALIISLPNQARNAWRDVVLPYTKLDLVRPAEGDQTLNGAGSWVDPVTGKTDPTLQAPKGQVVLPVAPGFGMIRYFIGRRDPFLNYNNPYDALLMGINGNRDNLYVMYRAEVQPWVRRANKNTPTQAGTIRWRPNLKYFASNDSSDPELDDTQIVDMDDPRFFEPNRNAGGVYIDDQGPDPTYSPSHAQRIHNWLTRAVVQTEVSRYDMILPVYDRRTRLVEYDSNSIPRVMPLVQFRPERVSNDPAAGQVAVRQGSESDTAESAGPDVFRTQYGQWSNPIVRLFPHGWAPATPYEISLTAVNAGAPGQPPGAMVYMYNPAVSAIDFDPANLVGAFDLYTYNALSGYQTSATQRFYPFTQAVASANSLSGWLSAGAIQGLTALDRRAMFTPYAFDANRGRIVTSFSISEVGDTSVTNPPDPDNLPVWPADAETPSHPAPPYTPINDPDLTGNFYDPKFDTINEKFNKVANDFQSLLPNNVDRFLDLRVTPNSDGTPSPLFPNPITGQATGFVYPTPDGGNRSRVQIVPGSDTVYGPDQLPGPNYGSEVRYTRISTGDPGPNQYKINYADLQEPTNSSGSIDYSVQFDGISMAGFNPRTYDPQNIVSAVLQPRFKVGYIKFNSDPNVPLPEGNIRVSYRFYFTGQRAGQAAIPGQTKTSSFAVDYDTRQLMNVLLTIRNYPQSSIPNPQTVTLKSTATVRNYTR is encoded by the coding sequence ATGAATCGCATGAGACGCGCCTTCACACTTATCGAGCTTCTCACGGTGATGACGATCTCCGCCATCCTCTTGGGGCTGATCGTGCTTCCGCTTTTCCAGAGCTTCAACTTGACGCGAGCCGCTCAGGCTTTCGCCGAAGCCCAAGATCGAGCGAAGATCCTGACCGATCGGATCGCTCGGGAAACCGGAAACGCCTATGCGGTGCGGAACTCGTCCAGCCTTATTGACAGCGTCGTTAACGGCGTCGCCACCAAAGTCCCGCAGAACGCACTTATCATTTCGCTTCCGAATCAGGCCCGCAACGCGTGGCGCGACGTCGTGCTCCCGTACACCAAGCTAGACCTTGTTCGACCCGCCGAAGGGGACCAGACGCTGAACGGCGCCGGCTCCTGGGTGGACCCGGTCACGGGTAAGACCGACCCAACGCTGCAAGCTCCGAAAGGGCAGGTCGTCCTTCCGGTTGCCCCGGGGTTCGGGATGATCCGGTACTTCATCGGCCGCCGGGATCCGTTCCTCAACTACAACAACCCTTACGACGCCCTTCTGATGGGCATCAACGGAAACCGCGACAACCTGTACGTCATGTACCGGGCCGAGGTGCAGCCGTGGGTGCGACGAGCGAACAAGAACACGCCCACTCAGGCGGGGACGATCCGATGGCGCCCGAACCTTAAGTATTTCGCTTCGAACGACTCCAGCGACCCCGAACTCGACGACACCCAGATCGTGGATATGGACGATCCCCGTTTCTTCGAGCCGAATCGCAATGCGGGCGGCGTCTATATCGACGACCAGGGGCCGGATCCTACTTACAGCCCGAGCCACGCCCAGCGAATCCATAACTGGCTTACCCGCGCCGTCGTCCAGACCGAGGTCTCGCGCTACGACATGATCTTGCCGGTTTACGATCGGCGGACTCGCTTGGTCGAGTACGATTCGAACTCGATTCCGCGAGTGATGCCGCTCGTACAGTTCCGCCCGGAGCGGGTGAGCAACGACCCGGCCGCCGGCCAAGTCGCCGTACGCCAGGGCTCCGAATCCGACACTGCCGAGTCCGCGGGACCCGACGTCTTCCGGACGCAGTACGGACAGTGGAGCAACCCGATCGTCCGGCTCTTCCCGCACGGTTGGGCGCCGGCCACCCCTTACGAGATCTCCCTGACTGCGGTCAACGCGGGAGCGCCCGGTCAGCCGCCCGGCGCCATGGTCTACATGTACAATCCGGCCGTATCGGCGATCGACTTCGATCCCGCCAACCTCGTCGGTGCGTTCGACCTCTACACCTACAACGCCCTTTCGGGCTATCAAACGTCGGCCACGCAACGGTTCTATCCGTTCACGCAGGCCGTTGCCTCGGCCAACTCACTGTCGGGCTGGCTTTCCGCCGGCGCGATACAAGGGCTGACGGCGCTCGATCGCCGGGCGATGTTCACCCCGTACGCTTTCGATGCGAACCGGGGACGGATCGTCACCAGCTTCTCCATCAGCGAAGTCGGCGACACGTCCGTCACCAATCCGCCGGACCCGGACAATCTGCCGGTCTGGCCCGCTGACGCCGAAACGCCCAGTCATCCCGCCCCGCCGTACACGCCGATTAACGATCCCGATCTGACTGGCAACTTCTACGATCCGAAGTTCGACACGATCAACGAGAAGTTCAACAAGGTCGCGAACGATTTTCAGTCGCTACTGCCGAACAACGTAGACCGGTTCCTCGACCTCCGGGTGACGCCAAATAGCGACGGGACACCCTCCCCGCTGTTCCCGAACCCGATTACGGGTCAGGCAACCGGTTTCGTGTACCCAACACCGGATGGCGGCAACCGAAGCCGCGTACAGATCGTGCCGGGAAGCGATACCGTCTACGGCCCCGACCAACTGCCTGGTCCGAACTATGGCAGCGAGGTTCGGTACACCCGCATCAGCACGGGCGACCCTGGTCCCAACCAGTACAAGATCAACTACGCCGACCTGCAAGAGCCGACCAACTCGTCCGGTTCGATCGATTACTCGGTCCAATTCGACGGAATCTCGATGGCCGGATTCAACCCCCGGACGTACGATCCGCAGAACATCGTCAGCGCCGTCTTGCAGCCTCGGTTCAAGGTCGGTTACATCAAATTCAATTCCGACCCGAACGTACCGCTGCCCGAAGGAAATATCCGCGTCTCGTACCGGTTCTACTTCACGGGCCAACGGGCCGGACAGGCGGCCATCCCTGGCCAAACCAAGACCTCTTCGTTCGCCGTGGATTACGACACACGGCAGCTCATGAACGTCCTGCTTACCATTCGCAACTACCCGCAGTCTTCGATTCCGAACCCTCAGACGGTAACCCTGAAGTCGACGGCGACGGTGCGGAACTACACCCGGTGA